A genomic window from Silene latifolia isolate original U9 population chromosome Y, ASM4854445v1, whole genome shotgun sequence includes:
- the LOC141629609 gene encoding uncharacterized protein LOC141629609 yields the protein MTGTVVIGGSKGNNGSGKKIDAILPSSPLYLHPTDGPALSLTQIKFDGDNYELWAYAIQNGLEAKNKLAFVEGTVAKPETVPREEETLEAIAWHQCNAMVKAWLRNAIEIRLYSSITFSGTVPEIWKELKERFAVGNAPRVHQLKAELHGCKQGKEQTVIDYYTRLKSIWDELNNYSKIPTCTYGAATFFNKEREEEKVHQFLMGLDTEKYGHLRSNLLMEDDVTSLSRAYALVLREERHKAVTKGKEDVIEAAMAVQANTSESNNEKEEFKPPRCTYCKKAWHTEY from the coding sequence ATGACAGGAACTGTTGTCATCGGAGGCAGTAAGGGTAACAATGGAAGCGGCAAGAAAATTGATGCGATATTGCCGTCTTCACCTCTGTATCTCCATCCCACAGACGGACCAGCTTTGTCTTTAACCCAAATCAAATTTGATGGTGATAATTATGAACTATGGGCATATGCAATTCAGAATGGTCTCGAGGCGAAAAATAAATTGGCATTCGTGGAAGGGACCGTTGCGAAACCTGAAACCGTGCCTAGAGAGGAAGAAACGTTGGAGGCAATCGCGTGGCATCAATGCAATGCCATGGTTAAGGCATGGTTACGAAACGCGATTGAGATACGACTCTATTCAAGTATTACCTTTTCTGGTACAGTACCAGAAATATGGAAAGAGCTTAAAGAAAGATTTGCGGTTGGCAACGCACCGAGGGTTCATCAATTGAAGGCAGAATTACACGGTTGCAAACAAGGAAAAGAACAAACTGTCATCGACTATTATACCCGTCTTAAATCAATATGGGACGAGTTAAATAATTACAGCAAGATTCCGACATGCACATACGGGGCAGCAACGTTCTTTAACAAAGAACGGGAAGAAGAAAAGGTACATCAGTTTTTGATGGGACTTGACACGGAAAAATATGGCCATCTACGATCAAACTTGCTTATGGAAGACGATGTGACCTCACTAAGCAGGGCCTATGCTCTTGTGTTACGTGAAGAAAGGCATAAGGCGGTCACAAAGGGCAAGGAAGACGTGATAGAAGCAGCCATGGCCGTGCAAGCCAACACAAGTGAATCGAATAATGAAAAGGAGGAATTTAAGCCTCCACGATGTACCTACTGTAAGAAAGCATGGCACACAGAATACTAG